The proteins below are encoded in one region of Saccopteryx leptura isolate mSacLep1 chromosome 1, mSacLep1_pri_phased_curated, whole genome shotgun sequence:
- the PSORS1C2 gene encoding psoriasis susceptibility 1 candidate gene 2 protein: MLSWRLLVLVLCLCAGGISGNGDNPSSPHAAAGEEEGSPPLPRGPPIPGDPWPGAPPLFEDPPPPGSNPPWGHPPASGVWPPEPPRTDPPRPPLPDDPWPAGPQPPVNPWPPAPEVDREPQGGARP, translated from the exons ATGCTCAGCTGGAGgctcctggtcctggtcctgtgCCTGTGCGCTGGAG GCATCTCGGGCAATGGAGACAACCCCTCATCCCCACACGCTGCGGCTGGAGAGGAGGAGGGTTCCCCACCGTTGCCTCGGGGCCCCCCGATCCCCGGTGACCCCTGGCCAGGGGCACCCCCTCTCTTTGAGGACCCTCCACCTCCCGGCTCCAATCCTCCCTGGGGACACCCGCCTGCATCTGGAGTGTGGCCACCCGAGCCTCCCAGGACTGATCCTCCTCGACCTCCCCTGCCCGACGATCCCTGGCCCGCGGGACCCCAGCCTCCCGTAAACCCCTGGCCGCCGGCCCCTGAGGTGGACCGCGAGCCTCAGGGAGGGGCCAGACCTTGA
- the CDSN gene encoding corneodesmosin, translating into MGCSRAPGPGCVGGRGLLALLLAGLLLPGTLAKSIGTFSDPCMDPMRITSPSDPCLTGKDGSSSSISSSGGSSGSSGSSGSSRPSGSSGSSSSSGSSHPSGSSGSSVPSGSSRPSGSSGSSSSSGSSHPSGSSGSSGSSSSSVSSGSSHPSGSSVPSGSSSSSRPSGSSVSSGSSSSSVSSGSSGGPSGPSVAQGGSSGTLLFKPGPGYSQSSHASGSGSALPTGDGSSHYVISSSQSGGSSSSSSSVSQTSWISGSGGQRVNSNLRPCSSDVPDSPCSGGPVVSHSGSSYISGSHSVSGGQRPVVVVVEQHGSGGPGAAPGAPCSNGAVPGKPCPPITFVDKPYGGYEVVGGSSNSYLAPGMTYSGGKIYPVGYFTKENPIRGSPGAPSFAAGPPISEGKYFSSNPIIPSHGSSSASVLSSSGGSSIIVFQPVGTGGVQPCRVGSAGSQGPCSLSGSGVHSGSSASGGSGPRPNPCGGGVSQGPCSSPSSGSGSSSGSGSSSGSGSSSTVVRQPCGSKSTPTGDPCASVSSTTLSGGPGGSPQPDPSASAQPCGGSSGRTPCRSLRDVLAQVQPLGPQLADPKVFLSQGQSPDRT; encoded by the exons ATGGGCTGCTCACGGGCACCCGGGCCCGGGTGTGTGGGAGGGCGAGGGCTGCTGGCCCTGCTGCTGGCTGGCCTGCTCCTGCCAG GGACCTTGGCTAAGAGCATCGGGACCTTCTCAGACCCCTGTATGGACCCCATGCGCATCACCTCCCCCAGCGACCCCTGTCTCACTGGGAAGGACGGATCCAGCAGCTCCATTTCCAGTTCTGGTGGCTCCAGTGGTTCCAGTGGTTCCAGCGGCTCCAGTCGTCCCAGTGGCTCCAGTGGTTCCAGCAGCTCCAGTGGCTCCAGTCATCCCAGTGGTTCCAGTGGCTCCAGTGTTCCCAGTGGCTCCAGTCGTCCCAGTGGCTCCAGTGGTTCCAGCAGCTCCAGTGGCTCCAGTCATCCCAGTGGTTCCAGTGGCTCCAGCGGTTCCAGCAGCTCCAGTGTTTCCAGTGGCTCCAGTCATCCCAGTGGCTCCAGTGTTCCCAGTGGCTCCAGCAGCTCCAGTCGACCCAGCGGCTCCAGTGTTTCCAGTGGCTCCAGCAGCTCCAGTGTTTCCAGTGGCTCCAGCGGTGGCCCCAGCGGCCCCAGTGTTGCCCAGGGCGGCTCCTCAGGAACTCTGCTATTTAAGCCGGGACCCGGGTACTCCCAGAGCAGCCACGCCTCGGGGTCTGGCTCAGCTCTACCCACGGGTGACGGTTCTTCCCACTACGTGATCAGCTCTTCCCAGTCCGGAGgaagctccagctccagctcctctGTTTCCCAGACTTCCTGGATCTCCGGCAGTGGTGGCCAAAGGGTCAACTCTAACCTGCGCCCCTGTAGTTCGGATGTCCCCGACTCTCCCTGCAGCGGGGGACCCGTCGTCTCCCACTCGGGCTCCTCCTACATCTCCGGCTCCCACTCCGTGTCGGGGGGTCAGAggccggtggtggtggtggtggagcagCACGGCTCTGGTGGCCCCGGCGCGGCCCCAGGCGCCCCCTGCAGCAACGGCGCCGTTCCCGGCAAGCCCTGCCCCCCCATCACCTTCGTGGACAAGCCCTATGGCGGCTACGAGGTGGTGGGCGGCTCTTCTAACAGTTACCTGGCCCCCGGCATGACTTACAGCGGGGGCAAAATCTACCCGGTGGGCTACTTCACCAAAGAGAACCCTATCCGGGGCTCCCCCGGGGCACCCTCCTTTGCCGCGGGGCCCCCCATCTCTGAGGGCAAATACTTCTCCAGCAACCCCATCATCCCCAGCCACGGCTCGTCCAGTGCCAGCGTCCTCTCGTCGTCGGGGGGCTCCTCGATCATCGTGTTCCAGCCGGTGGGCACCGGCGGGGTCCAGCCCTGCAGGGTCGGCTCCGCAGGCTCGCAGGGGCCCTGCTCCCTCTCCGGCTCCGGAGTCCACAGCGGCTCCAGCGCTTCCGGCGGCTCCGGGCCACGCCCCAACCCCTGTGGCGGCGGCGTGTCCCAGGGGCCCTGCTCCTCACCCAGCTCCGGTTCCGGCTCCAGCTCCGGTTCCGGCTCCAGCTCCGGTTCCGGCTCCAGCAGCACAGTCGTCCGTCAGCCCTGCGGCAGCAAGTCCACCCCCACTGGTGACCCTTGCGCTTCTGTCTCCTCCACGACACTGAGCGGGGGTCCCGGCGGCTCTCCCCAGCCGGACCCCTCAGCGAGCGCCCAGCCCTGCGGCGGCAGCTCTGGGAGGACGCCTTGCCGCTCCCTCCGGGACGTCCTGGCCCAAGTGCAGCCCCTGGGGCCCCAGTTAGCTGACCCCAAAGTCTTCCTGTCCCAGGGACAGTCGCCTGATCGTACCTAA